Proteins from a single region of Acipenser ruthenus chromosome 31, fAciRut3.2 maternal haplotype, whole genome shotgun sequence:
- the LOC117422169 gene encoding prostaglandin E synthase-like, whose amino-acid sequence MLDNEAFGSFVFYSTLLIIKMYIVAIITGQVRLRKKAFANPEDAMRHGGITFAREDPDVERCRRAHHNDMENIFPFLFLGVVYSMTEPTLLIARTHFQVFFLGRMVHTVAYLLALKAPTRSLAYIIAQVPCFSMAVQVLIAVASYR is encoded by the exons ATGTTGGACAATGAAGCATTTGGGTCTTTCGTCTTTTACAGCACTCTTCTGATAATCAAAATGTACATTGTGGCTATTATCACGGGGCAAGTGAGACTTCGAAAAAAG GCTTTCGCTAATCCGGAGGATGCAATGAGGCACGGTGGCATAACGTTCGCTAGAGAAGATCCTGATGTGGAGAGATGCAGAAG GGCCCACCACAACGACATGGAGAACATATTCCCCTTCCTGTTCCTGGGTGTGGTTTATTCCATGACTGAGCCAACCCTGCTGATAGCCCGGACCCACTTCCAGGTGTTCTTCCTGGGCAGGATGGTCCACACTGTCGCCTACCTGCTGGCCCTGAAGGCACCAACCCGCTCCCTGGCTTACATCATAGCCCAGGTGCCCTGCTTCTCCATGGCTGTGCAGGTCCTTATTGCTGTGGCATCTTACCGGTGA